Proteins encoded together in one Lachnospiraceae bacterium JLR.KK008 window:
- the smc gene encoding chromosome segregation protein SMC has protein sequence MYLKSIQVQGFKSFANKINFQFHNGITGIVGPNGSGKSNVADAVRWVLGEQRIKQLRGASMQDVIFSGTEARKPLSYAYVAITLDNADHQLAIDYDEVTVARRIYRSGESEYSINGTLCRLKDVNELFYDTGIGKEGYSIIGQGQIDKILSGKPEERRELFDEAAGIVKFKRRKNTAQKRLEDEKQNLVRVSDILAELEKQIAPLEKQSEAAKVYLRKKEELKVLDVNMFLVENTQIRQQLESVEEKYRLADSDLQETTVQYEKTKEEYEQIQGELETLEQSIETARQTLTDTSVLRGKLEGQINVLQEQIHSAQGNENHLKNRKTAVEKEIAEKESDKHVISDDKQQTDEKAQQIEQARGEARALLSEVQEKIAEYNTEIEAGKNSIIGALNERAAIRSRMGRYDTMLEQISLRRTELQAKLLQAKTDEEEQKETISRLREEFEAIGRVIQELNERQAAEEKRIGQIKPELTQKDQRLREVQALYHQERSKLDALSNLTERYEGYGGSVKRVMEQKSVEKGIVGVVADIIKVEKKYETAIETALGGSIQNIVTEEEETAKRMIAYLKKTKGGRATFLPLTSIKNPQEFNRKEALSEQGVIGLADSLVQVDGKYRNAAKSMLGRILVVDTVDHAVQIARKYNYSIRIVTIEGELLVPGGAISGGAFKNSSNLLGRRREIAELKEMVKKYQSEIDGIQKEIETIKEERNRLRSSLETMRLTLQNKFIEQNTARLNVTAAEEKWNETEEGFGSLQEEQEQIEVQIAQINADKERTVRELEESQQLEQTVEAQLKELQEQLEAKRKEEAEQTAKVSEWDVEAEKFRQQQEFGQQNLDRIDGEISRLCGELEEIDGELEKNRITIQKKQNDIQEIMLTIENSHTAQDEAQEKMNADVVRKETLTDRQKNFFAIREELSEKKSGLDKEVYRLNAQKEKFESSLEAQINYMWDEYEITLSAAAALRNEELSDLQAMKRDSASLKEQIKKLGEVNVNAIEDYKNLMERYGFLKTQHDDLVEAEQTLLGIIEELDTAMRRQFQEKFGQISREFDKVFKELFGGGKGTLELQEEEDLLEAGIRIIAQPPGKKLQNMMQLSGGEKALTAIALLFAIQNLKPSPFCLLDEIEAALDESNVGRFAKYLHKLTKHTQFIVITHRRGTMEKADRLYGITMQEKGISTLVSVDLIEGELEDLREKNGA, from the coding sequence ATGTATTTAAAAAGCATTCAAGTACAGGGATTCAAATCGTTTGCCAATAAGATCAATTTTCAATTTCACAACGGGATAACAGGGATCGTAGGTCCCAACGGCAGCGGCAAGAGCAACGTGGCCGATGCCGTCCGCTGGGTGCTCGGCGAACAGCGTATCAAACAGCTGCGCGGCGCTTCCATGCAGGATGTAATCTTTTCCGGTACAGAGGCGAGAAAACCGCTCAGTTATGCCTATGTGGCGATTACGCTTGACAACGCTGACCATCAGCTAGCCATCGACTATGATGAGGTGACGGTTGCCAGAAGGATCTATCGCTCCGGAGAAAGCGAATATTCGATCAACGGGACGCTCTGCCGGCTGAAGGATGTCAATGAACTATTCTATGATACCGGGATCGGAAAGGAAGGATATTCGATCATCGGTCAGGGCCAGATCGACAAAATATTGAGCGGAAAGCCGGAGGAACGGCGGGAGCTGTTTGATGAGGCTGCCGGTATCGTGAAGTTCAAGCGGCGAAAAAATACTGCGCAGAAACGGCTGGAGGACGAGAAACAGAATCTTGTGCGAGTCAGCGATATTCTGGCGGAGCTGGAAAAGCAGATCGCGCCTCTGGAAAAGCAGTCGGAGGCGGCCAAAGTATATTTGCGTAAAAAAGAAGAGTTGAAAGTGCTGGATGTCAACATGTTCCTTGTGGAGAACACACAGATCCGTCAACAGCTGGAATCCGTGGAAGAGAAATACCGGCTTGCGGACAGCGATCTTCAGGAGACGACGGTTCAGTATGAGAAGACGAAGGAAGAGTACGAGCAGATTCAGGGCGAGCTGGAGACGCTGGAACAGTCCATCGAAACCGCGCGTCAGACTTTGACGGACACAAGCGTGCTCAGAGGCAAACTGGAAGGGCAGATCAATGTACTGCAGGAGCAGATCCATTCCGCCCAGGGCAATGAGAATCATCTGAAAAACCGTAAGACCGCCGTGGAAAAGGAGATTGCGGAGAAAGAGAGCGACAAGCATGTCATTTCAGATGATAAGCAGCAGACCGATGAAAAGGCGCAGCAGATTGAGCAGGCGAGAGGAGAGGCAAGGGCGCTTTTAAGCGAAGTACAGGAAAAAATAGCTGAATATAACACAGAGATAGAGGCCGGTAAAAATTCAATTATCGGCGCTTTGAATGAGAGAGCGGCGATCCGTTCCCGCATGGGACGGTATGACACGATGCTCGAGCAAATCAGTCTGCGCAGGACAGAACTGCAGGCCAAATTGCTGCAGGCCAAGACCGATGAGGAAGAGCAGAAAGAGACGATCAGCCGTCTGCGGGAAGAGTTCGAGGCAATCGGAAGAGTCATTCAGGAGCTGAACGAGAGGCAGGCAGCCGAGGAAAAGCGTATCGGTCAGATCAAGCCGGAGCTGACGCAGAAGGATCAGCGGCTGCGGGAAGTGCAGGCTCTCTATCATCAGGAGCGGTCGAAACTGGACGCATTGTCCAATCTGACGGAGCGATATGAAGGCTACGGCGGCAGCGTAAAGCGGGTCATGGAACAAAAATCTGTGGAAAAGGGGATCGTAGGCGTCGTTGCGGACATCATAAAAGTAGAGAAGAAGTATGAGACTGCAATCGAGACTGCGCTTGGCGGAAGTATTCAGAATATCGTGACGGAAGAGGAAGAGACAGCGAAACGGATGATCGCATACCTGAAAAAGACAAAAGGAGGCCGTGCCACCTTTCTTCCGCTTACGAGTATTAAAAATCCACAGGAATTTAACAGAAAGGAAGCATTGTCTGAGCAGGGAGTGATCGGGCTTGCCGATTCTCTCGTACAGGTGGATGGTAAATACAGAAATGCTGCAAAATCCATGCTTGGGCGGATTCTGGTGGTCGATACGGTCGATCACGCGGTGCAGATTGCCAGAAAATATAATTACAGCATCCGTATCGTGACGATAGAAGGAGAACTGCTCGTGCCGGGAGGCGCGATCAGCGGTGGTGCCTTTAAAAACAGTTCCAATCTTCTCGGCAGGAGGAGAGAGATCGCCGAGCTGAAAGAGATGGTAAAAAAATATCAGAGTGAGATCGACGGGATTCAAAAAGAGATCGAGACAATCAAGGAGGAACGCAACAGGCTCCGTAGCAGTCTGGAGACGATGCGTCTTACTCTGCAGAATAAGTTTATCGAGCAGAATACGGCCCGGCTGAATGTGACGGCGGCCGAGGAAAAATGGAATGAGACGGAGGAGGGATTCGGTTCTCTGCAGGAAGAGCAGGAGCAGATCGAAGTGCAGATCGCACAGATCAATGCGGATAAAGAGCGGACGGTCAGAGAGCTGGAAGAGTCTCAGCAGTTGGAACAGACAGTGGAAGCACAGTTGAAAGAACTGCAGGAGCAACTGGAAGCCAAACGCAAAGAAGAGGCGGAGCAGACGGCAAAAGTGTCCGAGTGGGATGTGGAGGCGGAAAAGTTCCGTCAGCAGCAGGAGTTCGGACAGCAGAACCTCGACCGTATCGACGGAGAGATCAGCCGTCTTTGCGGAGAACTGGAAGAGATCGACGGGGAGCTGGAAAAGAACCGCATAACGATTCAAAAGAAACAAAACGACATTCAGGAGATCATGCTGACGATCGAGAACTCGCACACTGCGCAGGATGAAGCGCAGGAGAAGATGAATGCCGACGTGGTACGGAAAGAGACGCTGACCGACAGGCAGAAGAATTTCTTTGCCATACGGGAAGAACTCTCAGAGAAAAAGAGCGGTTTAGATAAAGAAGTCTACCGTCTGAATGCTCAGAAAGAAAAATTTGAGAGTTCTCTGGAAGCGCAGATCAATTATATGTGGGATGAGTACGAAATCACACTCAGCGCTGCCGCAGCGCTGCGGAACGAGGAACTCAGCGATCTGCAGGCGATGAAACGGGACAGTGCGTCGCTGAAGGAACAGATCAAAAAGCTGGGAGAAGTCAATGTCAACGCCATTGAGGATTATAAAAACCTTATGGAGCGTTACGGTTTCCTGAAAACTCAGCACGATGATCTTGTGGAGGCGGAGCAGACGCTGCTGGGCATTATCGAGGAACTGGACACTGCCATGCGCAGACAATTCCAGGAAAAATTCGGACAGATCAGCAGAGAGTTCGACAAGGTATTCAAGGAACTGTTCGGCGGAGGCAAGGGAACACTGGAGCTGCAGGAGGAAGAAGACCTGCTGGAGGCAGGAATCCGCATCATTGCCCAGCCACCGGGAAAAAAGCTGCAAAATATGATGCAGCTGTCCGGCGGGGAAAAGGCGCTGACGGCGATTGCTCTGCTGTTTGCCATTCAGAATCTGAAGCCGTCTCCGTTCTGTCTCCTGGATGAGATTGAGGCCGCTCTCGATGAGAGCAATGTAGGACGTTTTGCCAAATATTTACATAAACTGACGAAGCATACACAGTTTATTGTGATCACACACAGGCGGGGGACGATGGAGAAAGCAGACAGGCTGTACGGCATCACGATGCAGGAGAAAGGAATCTCCACCCTTGTGAGTGTGGATCTGATCGAGGGCGAGCTGGAAGACCTGCGTGAAAAAAACGGTGCATAG